The Astatotilapia calliptera chromosome 4, fAstCal1.2, whole genome shotgun sequence genome segment attcacacctagtgacaatttggattatccaattaacctatccccacaagctgcatgtctttggacggtgggaggaagccggagtacccagagagaacccacgcaaacacggggagaacatgcaaactccacacagaaagaccccggcctgatggtggaattgaactcaggaccttcttgcggtgcggcaacagtgctaaccaccgtgccaccccttcacccattcacacacacattcacacactggtgatggcaagctacattgtagccacagccaccctggggcgcactgacagaggcgaggctgccggacactggcgccaccgggccctctgaccaccaccagtaggcaacgggtgaagtgtcttgcccaaggacacaatgaccgagactatccaagccggggctcgaaccggcaaccttccgattacaaggcgaactcctaactcttgagccacgatcgcccctgaaAATGACCAAAATGACTTTTGGTCATTTTCTCCTAATAAAATTAACACAGAGATGAAATTTTCCaataactttattttgtttgacatgtttaaaaagtgaaaacgtCTGCATGAAAAACCACTTTTAACAAATATCAAAAGACTCCAAAGACATTTTAAGGCAGATGAATTTTTGGCAAATGCACGTGTCAAGTGAGCACACACTTAAATAAAGTATCAGAATATAAATAACACTGTTACACATAGAGACTCACAATCTTGTCTTTAAGAAGCTCTCTAGATTTTGAACATATGCTGAGGTTAAAGTGCATAAGTCTGGGCTTAATCTGGCTCACTGCCTGTAGTAGTCATGGGCTGAGTCATTGCACACAGCATGCAAACATCTGAGGCTTTGGAAATCCCACTCAGACCAGGGTTTCCCTGCCATTCAAAGAGTTTTAGAACACTGTGGAGAGACACAGACATTGTTTCTGCATACAGTCCAAATCTTATTTGTAGCCCTACAACAGCCAGGCTAGTGTGTAGTGAACATTTCCCAGTTAATCTGCACTCAAAAGCATTTGATCTGCCAAGTTTAACCTGCAGATTGCGAAGACTCCTAAATATGTGGAAGTGAATTTACAACAAGAAGGAAGAAACCATTTGTCACAAAAAGCCCCCCAGGAGCACACGCAAAACTCTGAAGGGATTTCTCAAACATGGTCCAAATAGTTGGAGCAAAATCACCAAAGTTTGTGTAATTAGTAGTGCAGTAGAAAAATATCAGAGCATTTTTGTATCATCTTGAAAGTCTTTTTAAAGTTATATTGCACATTCTGACCTTCAGACACACCCAGTAAGACACTAAATGTACAGGAGACCTCCCACATGTCTCTTAGACTCTGAGTGAAATCGGTCACTGAAAGCTTCTGACACGCTAACGAGCACTGCAGTAGTTCCAGTTCCTTCCTGTGCGCTCATTCACTGCAACTCCATCTATATCTCTTCTTCCTTTTACAACATTTTCAACATTGATCACTTTCAGGACTTCAGCCCAATGTGCGCCATCATTTGTTCATAAATGGTCCACGCCATGGCCGCCATCATGGTCCTCCTCAGAGACCGAGGAACGGCCCCTCTGAAGAAGCCCTGGAGTCCATATTCCTTAGAGAGTGAGAGCAAAGTGAGGCATGCAGCTGATTAAAACCAGCTTATTCAACACGATACATGGAACGCAATTTTAAAACCACAGCAGAGCAAGAAGGAAGATTGAGACAGCTACCATATAGATGTATCTGATGGCCTCTGCTGTCTTGAGTTGCGGATTCACTTGGACATGTGTTTTGACCACATCAGCAGGCTGAGTGATGAGGGAGGCCAACACGCCAGCCAGAACCCCGCAGCTGAAGTTAGCCACAGGAGCCGCAGGAGACGTGCTGATCTCTAAAAGGAAGATAGGCCAGCATGTGTATTTAAATGAATACCAAGAAGAACTCCAAATGCGAATATTTCTCGTTCTTAAGCTACTAAATGTCTCTCTGAGTCCATACTTACCTTTGGGGAGTGAGGCTTTGGTCTGGCTGTAGAACATGACGTAGATGCCGGAGAAAGGAACGTCTCTGAGGAGAGTGGCCATGAGGCCGGAGAACAGAGCCGCGGGACCTTCAGTTTGGCACACGCTGCGCAGAGCCCCTATCACACTCCCGTAACTGTACCTgccacactgaaacacaaagacGTCTGGTTCAGTTCATGCATAAAACAGCACAATATGAACGCAACGCTAAAGTGAAAGCACGCTGCACAGGTCAAACAATAATATCAATGAAGTAAACATTTGTCTACATATATGTTTTCTTCACATACAAGCTGCACagatgcatttttgttttaaagaattTCTTTCACTTCAGAAGAATAATCAATTGAAATTATACCAAATTCTatctatttttttaacacagtaTTATAGAAAcatattctatttattttaggCTTTTCAAAAAATCTTATATTCATGAATTACTTCATGTAAGTACACGCAGAAGCTCTGGGGTTTAGCTCATGTGAAGAGAGGGTATCTGACACACCTTTTTCACCCTTCTTCCACATACAATGAAACGACTGAGCACCGCCTACTTCAGTCAGAGTCATTATCAGAGTTACACGTGACTGAGGTCTATAAAGAACAGGCTATAAAACACATACACCAAAAAGGCAACACTGGTGCTATGAATAAAGCAACTGAGAAATATGCAGCAGAAAATCTACACTGCTGTATCTATAGTTAGTACGCGCTGACTCAGCAGGAAATCCATAAATCACTTATCAGCACTAATCAGCGAATACACAGAGCCACGAGACAATTTTAAACCTAAACTGAATATAACCTGCTCCAGACAGATTATGTGTTCAGCACCAGGTTTCCATGGCAACCTAGAGAGCCACCAGGTGACATTGAAATCTCCGACTTGAAGTTCGACATACCTCACTAACCAATTAACCTCGCTTCGTAGTACACCCCTCTCTGGACACTGCTTACTTCAAAACGTGTCTTGACGACAGTAACCGGCAGCATCACTACCCCCGCCACCGTCCGGGCTCCGCCCCCCAGCAGCACAGCCTCCGCGGCCCCTGGGCATCTGTCCTGTAAGAAGTGCTGCTTCAGAGAGTAGTAGGTGCTGAAGTAGATCCCAACTCCTGGGATGGTCCGGACGAAGGACTAAAGGAGCAGACGGAGGAGAGAGACTGTCAGATGCATGGTGGCTCACACAGCAGGAATTTGTGACTAAATCTGTACACGAGGTAGACTCGAGTATACAGAAGCTCTAACCGGTGAAACTCCTTTCCAGAGTCCCAGCAGCCTCTCTGTCCGCACCACACTGAGGAGCACCGACACCATCCCCACTCTGCCCGAACTGAAGAAACAATACAGGCATCAGATAAGATGACCGAAAGCCAAAAACAGTCAACGCTGCTGCTATGTGTGCGGCCTATAAAGGTCAATCAATGTCATGCTTTTTGAGTTCACCcagtcaataaataaataaaatcagcttTTGGATCTTATGAGACAGGAAAGCATGCGACACTGACAACTGTGCATGCACACTCACCCAGGCTGCACGCCGGTCTGCAGAGTCTGCAGACGGGTCTTGACCAGGTCGAGAGGCTGGAACAGCAGCGTGGAGCAGGTTCCACTGAGGGAGCCACACATGAAGGCTTTGATGGCCGGGTGCACCTGAGGGTTGTGGGGGAGGGGGGCAaatttcatttgcatttctAGTTAAAATCCTGACTGTCATGACTATGCCTACAGAGCATATTTCTGTCTCTTTAATGCACACTTACAACAACAAACTACTTAGATGTAATCGCCACTGACAGTGACTCTATTAAACcatgtttatattttgtaaataaataatttaataccACTTCAATATTCCAACCGTCTTTTCCCCTATAACGCCCAGCCTCACAGTACCATTCACATGTGATGTAACAACAGAGTTTGCTCCCTCAGCTTAATGACTCAGCAGCTCTTCTTCACCTTAACCGCCGTCAGACTCTTAGACCGTGGATTAGTTAATCAGTATTTCCAAAAGTTATCAGTCAGACAGGACGCCCTGATCTCAAGTTACCTAATAAGGATGTACGCACTGATAAGGATGGAGCTTCTGATGTAACAAAACGGAGATCTAATACTCACCACTAAAAGTTCCATGTTTCTTCTCGAGGGTCACTTCTCAAGACGTTTTTGCAATACACTAAACCTTCTGGCTTCCTCCCCTCGTTGCCGTCCACTGAAATGTCTCCCTCTGATtagagggagaaagaggagtTACTCACACTGGCCTTCCAGGAGCAGGGATGGAGAGATGGTGAGGGAGCGCAGCTCTGCTGTCTGAATGAGGGGACAGTGCGCACACAGAATAGATAAAGCTTGCCTGACCAACACCGTGTGTCCTATTTGCCCCCACCCGATACACAAGGCCACTCATTAACTGACCAAAGATCAGCATGCTACAAATTAGGATAGACCCGGTGCATGAGACACTGCTGCGTGTCCTTCACGAGACTGTGAAGAGCGTGAGCGAGTACGTCAAAAGTAAAGACTGTTCGCACTTGTTTTGAGCACAGTGTCCAAAAACAGTTCCACAGTGTACATAAGAGACACAGCTAGCGCTGGAAAGCCCTGTGAGCTGGCATTCTGCACTTAAGTGTaagcaaagaaaacactggCTGTCCTTAGAAATAAAACCCTTACAtcactgtttgcatttttttcaacATAAGATGTTGAGATGATGAAATACAGCACAGGGTGATAAAGAGAATGAAGCACCATCAGGTAGGAGGGAGAAGCATGCATAAAATTAATAGGAAACAAACAACTGTAGACTGTGCGGTGATCTCATTCTCAGGAATATTTCAGCACACACAATTACTTTAAATCTCCAATTTCTATGTGTTCCACATGTGTGTTAAGATTCATTTACTGTCTATCCAGGGCTTCCAAGCAGGCTGCTTTGATGAGCAGAAAATAATAAGCACTTATTTaagatgaaagaaaattaaaatacatcgAAAGCAGGCTCCAAATGTGCAATGTCCAAATTAAGTCAAGAGCCAGAGACATATAAAACAAGTTATAAAGACAGAGATATAACACTGTTTGATATgctaaataacattaaaaataaaaaataaaagaagtaaaGAAGACCGAGGAGGGATCCTTGTGGAACATCTGTACTACTGGGCTTTCAGACTAAAATCTAAGGTCTGAAGATAATAATGTAATTTCATCTACATGGAGCTAGCACACATCCTTTCCAGTCGAATTTACTGATTTTACTTGAATCACTTAAGTCATGCAAATCATGCAAAGTTGTGGATTTTATGCATAATAAAAACGCCAAAAACAAGATACTGTAACCCAACAATCTAATTACACCAACAGTTTTTATAATCGTGCCAAAGACCAGATGTGctgatttttgtgtttaaaatacATTTCGTCTTCCCACTATGGCGTTTATATTGAAAAGGGGGCCTACTTCAGGTGTCTCCTTCGACTTTCCGCAGGACTTCTGACAGATTAGCTGACAACAcgttttcaaaaacatttttttttaaaagagcgcGTTGATGAAAATCGTGTGTGTAATGTTGTGTATTGAGGCTCTGCTGAGCTCTCCCTCTAACGCACCTTTAACTATAGTCCACCAATTGTTTTTCTCTCCCCGCCGAAGtccaaataaataacatcaacgAAGTTACGCTTGAGCGCAAATTCTTCTAATTGACTACTCTAAGCAGGGCGAAGACAAACCTCACCACCACTCCCCACTAAAGAGCTGCAATGTACCACCAAACCTGACAGCCGCCTCTCTATCTCTCTGCGATAAGCCCAAACCGGCCGGTTCCTGTTCTCAGACGCAGCGTGTCGAAACTACGCGGAAGCACCGCCCATCTGCGATACAGCCTTCTGATTGGTTAAACAGTTTCTGGCTGTGACGTGCGCAAGATAAGGGCGCCTCTCCGGGAAGCCAGGgtgagtaaaaagaaaaaaagactattttttaagttaattagtaatttaaattaaattactaattaacttaaaaaaattacaatgtatttatttgaacGGAAcgaaacatgttttgagtttttattgaaatgaaactataccaaataaatttaaaacaaaaatgagtgAGGTAATTTCCCCCCTAAATTAGAACCAAGTCAATTGTAGGATAGATAGTataataaaaaactgaaatacacaAAAGTACAACTAGCAGTCATTTAGCCAACAGCAGTACTTGTAGCATTTTCACAGTCAACTGTTTAGGACTCTAATTTACACATAAcctttctctccttttaagTTACCGTCTATTAGTGTCTAAACtagaaataaaatatctttCATCCACGTTTACTCTTACTCAGTTAAACCGGTTCTGACCTGCTTTTGCTCCTCCTCACGAGCATGATGGAAAACCCTGGCTGCCGTCTGCTGGTGGGGACGCAACACTTTATAAATAACAAATGTGATCCACCACTGAGCTGTCTGGTTCTGACCTTCAAACTTAACCCTTGTTCTTTCAGTGTGAACTCTGATGTAAACAAAAGAGTAAGcattaggggaaaaaaaagaaaaaaaaaaaaagaaaaacgcagaCAGACAACACGTGGCAGTTTAGAAAGCATCTTTAATCGTAATAATTCCAACATTTCACAACATGATTTCCATTCCAGAGGTgcagacagaaaaacattacAATAATCGAGATGCAGTTTATTTTCTCTCCCCCCCCTTTTGGATTTCCTTTAAGTGCGAAAGATGTGATTGTTTAAACTGTGAGCCGTAAGTCTTAAGTTACGACACATTCCTCTCACTTTCCAGCAGTGTGAGCCAAAAGCTACCTCGGGCACAgcttgttggggtttctccATCATTTAGACACAGACTGCTCGTTTATCTGATACATCTACTCAGAACCTGGCGTATATGACATCTTAAAGGCCAGTCAGACTTTAGCATACAAGTGATAAATTACAATCCGTATCACATGAATGTGCCTTTGGTTTGTGATAAAAATCAGCAACTTCTGTCAACAAGCTGTACCCTGAGAATACAGTGTGTGCTGTGAGTAAAGAGACTACCCCACCACCCCATTTAAACTTTACCCTGAACAttagcaaataaacaaaacactgatggggataaacagaaaaataaatgaccCTGCCCAGGAGATTTCTGCTGCATTTAAGGCCTTTAGTGTGTGTTGGCTGTGTGCGCACACATACTAAATTGGGATGTGCACCGTGTATTCAAAACTTTCAAGCTTTGTGTCAATGAAACACTCAAATGCAGTGGTTTATGATAATATCTAGGCTAAAATGCCCCCCCTCCCCAACACAACCCAAATGCAGTGCTAAAAATCAGGAAATTTCAGCACAGTCGCAATCAAATACCTTCAATAGATTCACAAGTTGCCAATTTGTTGCTTGAAAGCCTTCAAATTTAATGTTTCCACATGAAATGTGTGTAACAAAATGATCAAGCCCAAAAAGCATAGTCACGAGTGCTAACTGCAGCTAAATTGCTAGAATACATTTCAGCATATAAACCACCTTTATAGACCAAGGCAAGAGCATAACAAACACGAAGCACTTCCTTTCTTAACCGTTATAAAAATGTCtgcatacaaaaaagaaaaaagaaaacccaaactATTCTATAGATTGAGATATTACTTTGGTCCCCTTCCAGtaatctgtcttcatttatctatacttctttttcttcagttagAAAAATAGATCCTAAAGGGACTATTACACGTGGAATGTTTccttataaaaatattttcatttttccaagAGAATGAAAAATTAAGCAACAGAGAAATttgccccccccaaaaaacaaaagtgtgtgtttgtcagtatGGTGATTGTCCCAGTTTAATGGcgtctggtgtgtgtgtctgcattgaGAATGCATAGATCGTCActgcgagagagaaagagcgagaTCAGATGTTAATCTGCATCCCTGTGGCTAATCTGGACAACATTTGTATGTTTGCGTCTCCGTTTTGGGAGTTACAGTAATGTGTgctcatgtgtgtttttgggtCTATTTATGGTGTAATTTTTAAACGAGTCGAGAGGCGCAGTTCATTCAGGCTTGGGCTCGGGGGTTTCACTCTTCACCTCGCTCTCCTCCTCACTATCACCGCCGCCACCACTGCTGCGAGGAATGGTGCGGCGTGTGGTGAAGGGGAGGTCACCACgcctgaaagagagagaaaggaatttataaatgagaaaaaaaaaaacaaaaacaaaaaaacaaaaaacaaagaagacatAAGTAATGTGTTTTTCGAACTAAAGTGCAATGTCTACaaagaaatgtaagaaaaaaaaaaattaaatatattaagGCTTATTTTGCAAATGGTCCCTAATTGACCATTTGCAAAAAGACATGATTTACCCTAATGTGTGAGGGTAAATCATGTCTTTTCTGATGTGCTCTCCTCCTCTACTGGATCACCCCAGGGTTGTTgcctctctccccttctgttcatTCTGTACACAAATGAGTGTCGCAGCAatttcacaaacagacacatcctgaagtttgctgatgacacagtgATCGTGTGGGGGACGAGTCAGGCCATGGACAGGTTGTAGATGATTTTGTGAATTGGTGTGATGAGTCCTTCCTCTCACTTAACgtgtcaaaaactaaagacatgattattgattttaggaagtcctctTATAGCTCATCACCCACTATCATTAAAACTGCCGATATTGGGATCGTTGAGAGTTATAAATATCTAGGTGTGGTACTTgaccataaactgtgttttgaatctCATGCTGGTGCCACTACtaaaaagttcaacaaagactgttctttttaaggaaaatgagatcttttaacgtctc includes the following:
- the LOC113021262 gene encoding mitochondrial glycine transporter A-like; translation: MELLVVHPAIKAFMCGSLSGTCSTLLFQPLDLVKTRLQTLQTGVQPGSGRVGMVSVLLSVVRTERLLGLWKGVSPSFVRTIPGVGIYFSTYYSLKQHFLQDRCPGAAEAVLLGGGARTVAGVVMLPVTVVKTRFECGRYSYGSVIGALRSVCQTEGPAALFSGLMATLLRDVPFSGIYVMFYSQTKASLPKEISTSPAAPVANFSCGVLAGVLASLITQPADVVKTHVQVNPQLKTAEAIRYIYMEYGLQGFFRGAVPRSLRRTMMAAMAWTIYEQMMAHIGLKS